Proteins from a genomic interval of Medicago truncatula cultivar Jemalong A17 chromosome 3, MtrunA17r5.0-ANR, whole genome shotgun sequence:
- the LOC11417965 gene encoding albumin-1 produces MASVKLAPFAVFLLAAFLMFPMKKVEGVDCTGVYCDQFTDCAEECFCEVIYFIGSEGICYPYNTMKKKVEENPNLCQTHTECKKKGSGNFCARHINSDVKYGFCFASFSEAQDAYKMAITSNIKKDFLKIPGTTAY; encoded by the exons ATGGCTTCTGTTAAGCTTGCCCCTTTCGCTGTCTTCTTACTTGCTGCATTCT TAATGTTCCCAATGAAGAAAGTAGAAGGAGTCGACTGTACGGGGGTGTACTGCGACCAATTTACAGATTGTGCAGAAGAGTGTTTTTGCGAAGTCATTTACTTTATAGGTAGTGAAGGCATTTGTTACCCATATAACACTATGAAAAAGAAGGTTGAAGAAAATCCTAACTTATGCCAAACTCATACTGAATGCAAAAAGAAGGGTAGTGGAAATTTTTGTGCTCGCCATATTAATTCAGATGTCAAATATGGCTTCTGTTTTGCCTCTTTCTCTGAAGCCCAAGACGCATACAAGATGGCCATTACCTCTAATATCAAGAAAGACTTCTTGAAGATACCTGGCACCACCGCTTATTAG
- the LOC11422589 gene encoding albumin-1, with product MASVKLAPFAVFLLAAFLMFPMKKVEGVDCTGAYCDDLTGCGDYCFCDVIYFLGNQGVCVPYSAMKKKVEENPNLCQTHTECKKKGSGNFCARHINSDVKYGFCFASFSEAQDAYKMAITSNIKKDFLKIPGTTAY from the exons ATGGCTTCTGTTAAGCTTGCCCCTTTCGCTGTCTTCTTACTTGCTGCATTCT TAATGTTCCCAATGAAGAAAGTAGAAGGAGTCGACTGTACGGGGGCGTACTGTGACGACCTTACAGGTTGTGGAGATTACTGTTTTTGCGATGTCATTTACTTTTTAGGTAATCAGGGCGTTTGTGTCCCATATTCCGCTATGAAAAAGAAGGTTGAAGAAAATCCTAACTTATGCCAAACTCATACTGAATGCAAAAAGAAGGGTAGTGGAAATTTTTGTGCTCGCCATATTAATTCAGATGTCAAATATGGCTTCTGTTTTGCCTCTTTCTCTGAAGCCCAAGACGCATACAAGATGGCCATTACCTCTAATATCAAGAAAGACTTCTTGAAGATACCTGGCACCACCGCTTATTAG